A genomic stretch from Bosea sp. F3-2 includes:
- the glyA gene encoding serine hydroxymethyltransferase codes for MTEAALNKHLSNSFFGASLADADPEIARAIELELGRQRDEIELIASENIVSRAVLEAQGSVMTNKYAEGYPGRRYYGGCQFVDIAEKLAIERACRLFGCNYANVQPNSGSQANQGVFMALMQPGDTFMGLDLAAGGHLTHGAPVNQSGKWFNVVSYGVCVVDQLIDYDALERLAIEHKPKVIVAGGSAYARHWDFARFREICDKVGAYFMVDIAHFAGLVAGGAHPSPFPHAHVVTTTTHKTLRGPRGGMILTNDEALAKKINSAIFPGIQGGPLMHVIAAKAVSFQEALQPEFKAYAHAVVANAKALAETLKSKGFDLVTGGTDNHLMLVDLRSKKLTGKAAEAALGRAHITCNKNGIPFDPEKPMTTSGIRLGTPAATSRGFGIAEFKQVGELIAEVLDGLAANGEEGNAAVEQAVTAKVKALTARFPIY; via the coding sequence ATGACCGAAGCCGCGCTGAACAAGCACCTCTCGAACTCCTTCTTCGGCGCCTCGCTGGCCGATGCCGATCCGGAGATCGCCCGCGCCATCGAGCTGGAGCTCGGTCGCCAGCGCGACGAGATCGAGCTGATCGCTTCGGAGAACATCGTCTCCCGCGCCGTGCTCGAGGCGCAGGGCTCGGTCATGACCAACAAATACGCCGAGGGCTATCCGGGCCGGCGCTACTATGGCGGCTGCCAGTTCGTCGATATCGCCGAGAAGCTCGCCATCGAGCGCGCCTGCCGCCTGTTCGGCTGCAACTATGCCAACGTCCAGCCGAACTCCGGCTCGCAGGCCAATCAGGGCGTCTTCATGGCGCTGATGCAGCCGGGCGACACTTTCATGGGCCTCGACCTCGCCGCCGGCGGGCACCTGACCCATGGCGCGCCGGTCAACCAGTCCGGCAAATGGTTCAACGTCGTCTCCTACGGCGTCTGCGTCGTCGACCAGCTCATCGACTATGACGCGCTGGAGCGTCTCGCCATCGAGCACAAGCCGAAGGTCATCGTCGCCGGCGGCTCGGCCTATGCCCGTCACTGGGATTTCGCCCGCTTCCGCGAGATCTGCGACAAGGTCGGCGCCTATTTCATGGTCGATATCGCCCATTTCGCCGGGCTTGTCGCGGGCGGCGCGCATCCCTCGCCGTTCCCGCATGCCCATGTCGTCACGACCACGACGCACAAGACCCTGCGCGGCCCGCGCGGCGGCATGATCCTGACCAATGACGAGGCGCTGGCGAAGAAGATCAACTCGGCCATCTTCCCGGGCATCCAGGGCGGCCCGCTGATGCATGTCATCGCCGCCAAGGCGGTCTCCTTCCAGGAGGCGCTGCAGCCGGAGTTCAAGGCCTACGCCCATGCCGTCGTCGCCAACGCCAAGGCACTGGCCGAGACGCTGAAGTCGAAGGGCTTCGATCTCGTCACCGGCGGCACCGACAACCACCTGATGCTGGTCGACCTGCGCTCGAAGAAGCTGACCGGCAAGGCGGCGGAAGCGGCGCTCGGCCGCGCCCACATCACCTGCAACAAGAACGGCATCCCCTTCGACCCGGAGAAGCCGATGACTACTTCCGGCATTCGCCTCGGCACGCCGGCTGCGACCTCGCGCGGCTTCGGCATCGCCGAGTTCAAGCAGGTCGGTGAGCTGATCGCCGAGGTGCTGGACGGCCTTGCCGCCAATGGCGAGGAAGGCAATGCCGCGGTCGAGCAGGCCGTCACCGCGAAGGTCAAGGCGCTGACGGCGCGCTTCCCGATCTATTGA
- a CDS encoding helix-turn-helix domain-containing protein has product MPLMDIGEVAERSGVPPSTLRYYEEIGLIRSQGRRGLRRQFDADVLLKLSLVGLGKIAGFSLDEIAGMFGENDEPDIPRERLRAKANELQRQILGLRTLRDALRHVADCQAPTHLECPTFRALLKTASRRPLVYHPSQPERGAGAKPARQRRKS; this is encoded by the coding sequence ATGCCGCTCATGGATATCGGCGAGGTCGCGGAGCGCTCCGGGGTGCCGCCCTCGACGCTGCGCTACTATGAGGAAATCGGTCTGATCCGTTCGCAGGGCCGGCGCGGGCTGCGGCGGCAATTCGATGCCGATGTTCTTCTCAAGCTGTCGCTGGTCGGCCTCGGCAAGATCGCCGGCTTTTCCCTGGACGAGATCGCCGGCATGTTCGGCGAGAATGACGAGCCTGACATTCCGCGCGAGCGATTGCGTGCCAAGGCCAACGAACTGCAACGTCAGATCCTCGGTCTGAGAACGCTGCGGGATGCGCTGCGCCATGTCGCTGATTGTCAGGCGCCGACTCACCTCGAATGCCCGACCTTCCGTGCGCTCCTGAAGACGGCCTCACGAAGGCCGCTCGTCTACCATCCGTCGCAGCCGGAGCGAGGGGCGGGGGCCAAGCCCGCACGGCAGCGGCGGAAAAGCTGA
- a CDS encoding MFS transporter, giving the protein MASIEITRGKPVWQDGRAVALLMAAMLTTMANATISPALPGLERAFADDPNAAMLTRLLVPAPSLSVALCAPLAGIVADRLGRRAMLLAGVALFVISGCAGLVLPDLPTIFASRFILGIAVALIMTAQTALIGDYFTGEDRNALTGLQISARNFGGLVFISLAGWAAATSPRLPFAIYGLAAVFLPVMWLVIVEPTRASPRSDAKAADSHDGSASWRFPLALLVILQAATNMIFFLMPTQIAFFLEAQGYESAIMTGTVLGMLMISGGCFALLYPRLQRVGGYAGIFALGYAAMALGFVLLPHADAVPPLFAAALLIGAGYALVSPSFVALALNLAPPQSRGLAGGILTASIFIGQFCSPLVSTPLIAAHGYRGLFEGTALLLAGMALLAGGALRSWRKAF; this is encoded by the coding sequence ATGGCGAGCATCGAGATCACACGAGGAAAACCGGTCTGGCAGGACGGGCGGGCAGTCGCGCTTCTGATGGCGGCCATGCTCACGACCATGGCCAATGCGACGATCAGCCCGGCGCTACCCGGACTCGAGCGCGCGTTCGCCGATGATCCGAACGCGGCGATGCTGACGCGGCTCTTGGTGCCGGCGCCATCGCTCAGCGTCGCACTCTGCGCGCCCCTCGCGGGAATCGTCGCCGACCGGCTCGGACGGCGCGCCATGCTGCTCGCCGGCGTCGCCCTCTTCGTCATTTCCGGCTGTGCGGGCCTCGTCCTGCCGGACCTGCCGACGATCTTCGCGAGCCGGTTCATCCTCGGCATCGCCGTCGCGCTCATCATGACGGCGCAGACCGCGCTCATCGGCGACTACTTCACCGGTGAAGACCGCAACGCGCTGACGGGCCTGCAAATCTCGGCCCGCAATTTCGGCGGACTCGTCTTCATCTCGCTCGCCGGATGGGCCGCTGCGACATCCCCTCGCCTGCCCTTTGCCATCTACGGGCTTGCCGCCGTCTTCCTGCCCGTGATGTGGCTGGTCATCGTCGAACCGACGCGCGCCTCGCCCAGAAGCGACGCCAAAGCGGCGGATAGCCACGATGGTTCTGCATCTTGGCGCTTCCCGCTCGCCTTGCTGGTGATCCTGCAGGCGGCGACCAACATGATCTTCTTCCTGATGCCGACGCAGATCGCGTTCTTCCTGGAAGCCCAAGGCTACGAGAGCGCGATCATGACCGGCACGGTGCTGGGCATGCTGATGATCTCGGGCGGCTGCTTCGCCCTGCTCTATCCGCGTCTCCAGCGTGTGGGCGGCTATGCGGGGATCTTCGCGCTTGGCTATGCCGCGATGGCGCTCGGCTTCGTGCTGCTGCCGCACGCGGACGCCGTCCCGCCCCTGTTCGCGGCAGCGCTGCTGATCGGCGCGGGCTATGCGCTGGTTTCCCCGAGCTTCGTCGCCCTCGCGCTCAATCTGGCGCCTCCCCAATCCAGAGGCCTTGCCGGCGGTATCCTGACCGCTTCGATCTTCATCGGCCAGTTCTGCTCGCCGCTGGTCAGCACGCCGCTGATCGCAGCGCATGGCTATCGTGGCCTGTTCGAGGGAACCGCGCTGCTTCTCGCAGGCATGGCACTGCTCGCCGGCGGCGCGTTGAGAAGCTGGCGCAAAGCATTCTGA
- a CDS encoding L,D-transpeptidase family protein, whose amino-acid sequence MSQLSLTRRETVLALLSGAATAAAAPALAQQAEWRQSYDAGPRNAVLRSSTPMLSPESLQATEEAIAAYRDLAGRGGWPQVQLPERMGVGAKGPGVVALRQRLIVTGDLDAAAGDSPVYDSYVEAGVRRFQSRVGLSTTGTINRATVVALNVPIDRRIRQLETNVVRLRTWSGNLGGRYVVANIPAATVETVENGHVATRHAAGVGKIDRQSPLLQTRIPEINFNPTWTVPASIIRKDLIPKMRKEPSYLTENKIRIISPSGGEISPASVNWNSDEATRYTFRQDPGGDFNSLGFVRINIPSPHGVYMHDTPSKGIFGDDYRFVSSGCMRVQNVRDYVAWLLKNTPGWDRSKIDEVIQSGQRVNARIADPVACYWVYVTAWATADGGVQFRDDIYNKDGLGPAPVAALQGDQDI is encoded by the coding sequence ATGTCGCAACTGAGCCTGACCCGCCGCGAAACCGTGCTGGCCCTTCTGTCGGGTGCCGCCACGGCCGCAGCAGCACCGGCGCTCGCGCAGCAAGCAGAGTGGCGCCAGAGCTACGATGCGGGTCCGCGCAACGCCGTCCTGCGCTCCTCCACGCCGATGCTTTCGCCGGAATCGCTGCAGGCCACAGAAGAGGCGATCGCCGCCTATCGCGATCTCGCCGGCCGAGGCGGCTGGCCGCAGGTCCAGCTGCCCGAGCGCATGGGTGTCGGCGCCAAGGGGCCGGGCGTGGTGGCTCTGCGTCAGCGCCTGATCGTCACCGGCGATCTCGATGCCGCCGCGGGCGACAGCCCGGTCTATGATTCCTATGTCGAAGCGGGCGTGCGCCGCTTCCAGTCGCGCGTCGGCCTGTCCACCACCGGCACGATCAACCGCGCCACCGTGGTCGCGCTGAATGTCCCGATCGATCGCCGCATCCGCCAGCTCGAGACCAATGTCGTGCGCCTGCGCACCTGGTCCGGCAATCTCGGCGGTCGCTATGTCGTCGCCAACATTCCGGCGGCGACGGTGGAGACGGTCGAGAACGGCCATGTCGCGACCCGCCATGCTGCCGGCGTCGGCAAGATCGACCGCCAGTCGCCGCTGCTCCAGACCCGGATTCCGGAAATCAATTTCAACCCGACCTGGACGGTTCCCGCTTCGATCATCCGCAAGGATCTGATCCCGAAGATGCGCAAGGAGCCGAGCTACCTCACCGAGAACAAGATCCGCATCATCTCGCCGAGCGGCGGCGAGATTTCGCCCGCCAGCGTGAACTGGAACTCGGACGAAGCGACGCGCTACACCTTCCGGCAGGATCCGGGCGGCGACTTCAACTCGCTCGGCTTTGTGCGCATCAACATTCCGAGCCCGCACGGCGTCTACATGCATGACACGCCGTCGAAGGGCATCTTCGGCGACGACTACCGCTTCGTCTCCTCGGGCTGCATGCGCGTCCAGAACGTCCGCGACTATGTCGCCTGGCTGTTGAAGAACACCCCCGGCTGGGATCGCTCCAAGATCGACGAGGTCATCCAGTCCGGCCAGCGCGTCAACGCTCGCATCGCCGATCCGGTGGCTTGCTACTGGGTCTATGTCACTGCCTGGGCGACCGCGGATGGCGGCGTGCAGTTCCGCGACGACATCTACAACAAGGATGGCCTTGGCCCGGCGCCGGTTGCGGCTCTCCAGGGCGATCAGGACATCTGA
- a CDS encoding winged helix DNA-binding protein, translated as MKASVKTSDVAKTKEAELNVKPLYLESLTLVERLHRRLLDVIKDEFERRGRDDVNSVQALLLYNIGDAELSASELRTRGYYLGSNVSYNVKKLVELGYLHHARSRIDRRSVRISLTDKGTEVHDIVKGVYDKHVRTVEQIGGIAADDFERMNNALLRLERFWTDQIRYKL; from the coding sequence ATGAAAGCGAGCGTCAAGACTTCGGATGTGGCCAAGACTAAAGAGGCCGAACTCAACGTGAAGCCTCTTTATCTTGAGTCGCTCACTCTGGTGGAGCGGCTGCATCGCCGGCTTCTCGATGTCATCAAGGATGAGTTCGAGCGCCGCGGCCGTGACGACGTCAACAGCGTGCAGGCCCTGCTGCTCTACAACATCGGCGATGCCGAGCTGTCCGCCAGCGAGCTGCGTACCCGCGGCTACTATCTCGGTTCGAACGTGTCCTACAATGTGAAGAAGCTGGTCGAGCTCGGCTATCTCCACCACGCCCGTTCGCGCATCGACCGCCGCTCGGTCCGGATCAGCCTGACCGACAAGGGCACCGAAGTGCACGATATCGTGAAGGGCGTCTACGACAAGCATGTCCGCACGGTCGAGCAGATCGGCGGCATCGCGGCTGATGACTTCGAGCGCATGAACAATGCGCTGCTGCGTCTGGAGCGCTTCTGGACCGACCAGATCCGCTACAAGCTCTGA
- a CDS encoding DUF6163 family protein, whose amino-acid sequence MGLGGDGEALRGARTGEDGEKRQGRWRLLLVWFLRLLSAFWLAKGLTAWAVIFGLPGNPQPPFENRLLSYQAIIVYFAVIDLVAAVGLWLTSTWGGVLWLLAAISQMLLSFFFPRFVPMTAWLVALYIGLMAVYFLATWAAENEAE is encoded by the coding sequence TTGGGGCTAGGTGGCGATGGCGAGGCTCTGCGTGGCGCGAGGACTGGCGAGGATGGTGAGAAGCGTCAGGGGCGCTGGCGGCTCCTGCTCGTCTGGTTCCTGCGCCTGCTCTCGGCCTTCTGGCTGGCCAAGGGGCTGACCGCCTGGGCGGTGATCTTCGGCCTGCCCGGCAATCCACAGCCGCCCTTCGAAAACCGGCTGCTGAGCTACCAGGCCATCATCGTCTATTTCGCCGTGATCGACCTCGTCGCCGCGGTCGGCCTCTGGCTGACCTCGACCTGGGGCGGCGTGCTCTGGCTTCTGGCGGCGATCAGCCAGATGCTGCTGAGTTTCTTTTTCCCGCGCTTCGTGCCGATGACGGCATGGCTGGTCGCGCTCTATATCGGGCTGATGGCGGTCTATTTCCTCGCGACCTGGGCGGCGGAGAACGAGGCCGAGTAG
- a CDS encoding enoyl-CoA hydratase/isomerase family protein, which translates to MTQDQEIICEIRGAAGVVVLNRPKALNALSLGMVRELARALDAWENDPQVTRVVVISTSEKAFSAGGDIRWLHDCGKVGRYEEMLAFWGEEYILNHRIKTYPKPYVALIDGIVMGGGVGISLHGSHRIAGDRYLFAMPEVGIGFFPDVGATYALPRLADGFGRFLALTGERIGAADALSVGLATHGMPSERMAELADALTGRGALDEILAAFSLQRGPGPLQAERAVIADAFGGETLPEVIARLDKAAANGSAFAGKLLQTIATKSPTSVAIAFEQMRRGAGLDFAEAMRTEYRIVSRIARGHDFYEGVRAVVIDKDQAPRWQPATLDAVRQADIDAYFALLGADELKLEG; encoded by the coding sequence ATGACGCAGGACCAGGAGATCATCTGCGAGATCCGCGGCGCTGCTGGCGTCGTGGTGCTCAATCGGCCGAAGGCGCTGAACGCGCTGAGCCTCGGCATGGTTCGCGAGCTCGCCCGCGCGCTCGATGCCTGGGAGAACGATCCGCAGGTTACCCGTGTCGTCGTCATCAGCACGAGCGAGAAGGCCTTCTCGGCCGGCGGCGACATCCGCTGGCTGCATGATTGCGGCAAGGTCGGGCGATACGAGGAGATGCTCGCCTTCTGGGGCGAGGAATACATCCTCAACCACCGCATCAAGACCTATCCCAAGCCCTATGTCGCGCTGATCGACGGCATCGTCATGGGCGGCGGCGTCGGCATCTCCCTGCATGGCAGCCACCGCATTGCCGGTGACCGCTATCTCTTCGCCATGCCCGAGGTCGGCATCGGCTTCTTCCCCGATGTCGGCGCGACTTATGCCTTGCCGCGGCTGGCTGACGGCTTCGGCCGCTTCCTCGCGTTGACGGGAGAGCGCATCGGCGCCGCTGATGCCCTGTCGGTCGGGCTCGCGACCCATGGGATGCCGAGCGAGCGGATGGCGGAGCTGGCCGATGCGCTGACGGGCCGTGGCGCGCTCGACGAGATCCTCGCCGCCTTCAGCCTCCAGCGAGGGCCCGGCCCGCTCCAGGCTGAGCGCGCGGTGATCGCGGATGCCTTCGGCGGAGAGACCTTGCCGGAGGTGATCGCGCGTCTGGACAAGGCTGCTGCGAACGGTAGCGCCTTCGCCGGCAAGCTGCTGCAGACGATCGCCACGAAATCGCCGACCAGCGTCGCGATCGCCTTCGAGCAGATGCGGCGCGGCGCCGGGCTCGACTTCGCCGAGGCGATGCGGACCGAGTACCGCATCGTATCGCGCATTGCGCGCGGGCATGACTTCTATGAAGGTGTGCGTGCCGTGGTGATCGACAAGGACCAGGCGCCGCGCTGGCAGCCGGCGACCCTCGACGCCGTTCGGCAGGCCGATATCGACGCCTATTTCGCGCTGCTCGGCGCCGACGAACTCAAGCTGGAGGGTTGA
- the hemB gene encoding porphobilinogen synthase — protein sequence MESRVVRPFPAPQSHLDEARAAPSLGLTRRMRRNRKAEWSRRLVRESALTTDDLIWPIFLMDSREARTPVEWMPGVDRLNIEEAVRQAAEAAALGMPAIAPFPYVDKTLRDPTGSEALNTNNLMCRAVRAIKAQVPQIGIICDAALDPYTSHGHDGVMDGERILNDASVAILVQQAQALADAGADVIAPSDMMDGRVGAIRAALDGDGHEDVQIMAYAAKYASAFYGPFRDAIGTNATLIGDKRTYQMDPANTDEAIAEVMLDLEEGADMVMIKPGLPYLDVVARVKDHFRVPTFAYQVSGEYAMIMAAANNGWLDGDKAMLESLLAFKRAGADGVLTYFAPRVAKKLKAAG from the coding sequence ATGGAATCCCGGGTCGTGCGGCCTTTTCCCGCTCCTCAGTCGCATCTGGACGAGGCGCGCGCCGCGCCGTCGCTCGGGCTCACTCGCCGCATGCGCCGCAACCGCAAGGCCGAATGGTCGCGCCGGCTGGTGCGCGAGTCGGCGCTCACGACCGACGACCTGATCTGGCCGATCTTCCTGATGGATTCGCGCGAGGCTCGCACGCCGGTCGAATGGATGCCGGGTGTCGACCGGCTGAACATCGAGGAAGCCGTGCGGCAGGCGGCCGAGGCTGCGGCGCTCGGCATGCCGGCGATCGCGCCCTTCCCCTATGTCGACAAGACGCTGCGCGACCCGACCGGCTCGGAAGCGCTCAACACGAACAACCTGATGTGCCGCGCGGTGCGCGCCATCAAGGCGCAGGTGCCGCAGATCGGTATCATCTGCGACGCGGCGCTCGACCCCTACACCTCTCATGGCCATGACGGCGTCATGGACGGCGAGCGCATCCTCAACGATGCCAGTGTCGCTATCCTCGTCCAGCAGGCCCAGGCCCTCGCCGATGCCGGCGCCGACGTCATCGCGCCGTCCGACATGATGGACGGGCGCGTCGGCGCGATCCGCGCGGCCCTCGACGGCGATGGCCATGAGGATGTGCAGATCATGGCCTATGCGGCGAAGTACGCCTCCGCGTTCTACGGCCCCTTCCGCGACGCGATCGGCACCAACGCCACGCTCATCGGCGACAAGCGCACCTACCAGATGGACCCGGCCAATACCGACGAGGCGATCGCCGAGGTGATGCTCGACCTCGAGGAAGGCGCCGACATGGTGATGATCAAGCCCGGCCTGCCCTATCTCGACGTGGTGGCGCGAGTGAAGGACCATTTCCGCGTGCCGACCTTCGCCTATCAGGTCTCCGGCGAGTACGCGATGATCATGGCGGCGGCGAACAATGGCTGGCTCGACGGCGACAAGGCGATGCTGGAGAGCCTGCTGGCCTTCAAGCGCGCAGGCGCCGACGGCGTGCTGACCTATTTCGCGCCGCGCGTGGCGAAGAAGCTCAAGGCTGCTGGCTGA
- a CDS encoding branched-chain amino acid ABC transporter permease, producing the protein MRPLLLPILAVILLALAGCGADFDTDQMRLCRQAIPPLNPPNARIEIERATKGPVPRALRLLYRVQLGDDVSRHRSIDCLFAGEGSGPGRGALIGIASDGRPMADASFYLLRRFYLEDRAEPPPDPAAPSAENLPALPLSLAYGLQQGLSALPSAAIYGLLAAAYALVYGLTGRIILSFGEFAALGALASVVGVALLLSLAISTPLSGLAVAFAVAILVCALHGFAMGRFVLRHLERGSGQQMLIATIGLAIAMSEYLRLVQGPELRWLPPVFNSPIPLAHAGSFILTLNPLALALAIIGLGVMLGLVALIRRTAYGRAWRAVADDARTAALFGVDARAVHDVAVIIACAICGMAGVIVTAIYGGMGFAGGFSLGLKALVAAILGGIGSVSGAALGGLCIAIFEALWSATLPIEQRDLAVYSLLAIVLIVRPGGFFGDAELTPRQV; encoded by the coding sequence ATGCGCCCGCTCCTCCTGCCGATTCTGGCCGTCATCCTGCTCGCCCTCGCGGGGTGCGGCGCAGATTTCGACACCGATCAGATGCGGCTTTGCCGACAGGCGATCCCACCGCTCAATCCACCGAATGCCCGCATCGAGATCGAGCGCGCCACGAAGGGGCCGGTGCCGCGCGCGCTGAGGCTGTTGTACCGCGTGCAGCTCGGCGACGATGTCTCGCGCCACCGCAGCATCGACTGCCTCTTCGCCGGGGAAGGCAGTGGACCCGGTCGCGGCGCCCTGATCGGCATCGCCTCCGACGGGCGCCCGATGGCCGATGCCAGCTTCTATCTGCTGCGGCGCTTCTATCTCGAGGACCGGGCCGAGCCACCGCCTGATCCGGCCGCCCCCTCCGCCGAGAACCTGCCTGCGCTCCCGCTCTCGCTTGCCTATGGTCTCCAGCAGGGGTTGAGCGCCCTGCCCTCGGCGGCGATCTACGGCCTGCTCGCTGCGGCCTATGCCCTCGTCTACGGGCTGACCGGGCGGATCATCCTGAGCTTCGGCGAGTTCGCAGCGCTCGGCGCGCTCGCCTCCGTCGTCGGCGTCGCGCTGCTGCTCTCGCTCGCGATCTCGACACCGCTTTCGGGGCTCGCGGTCGCCTTCGCCGTCGCGATCCTCGTTTGCGCCCTGCACGGCTTCGCCATGGGCCGCTTCGTGCTGCGTCACCTCGAGCGCGGCAGCGGCCAGCAGATGTTGATCGCCACGATCGGGCTCGCCATCGCGATGTCCGAATATCTCAGGCTGGTGCAAGGTCCGGAGCTGCGTTGGCTGCCGCCGGTGTTCAACAGCCCGATTCCCCTGGCCCATGCCGGGAGCTTCATCCTCACCTTGAACCCGCTGGCACTGGCTCTCGCCATCATCGGCCTTGGCGTCATGCTCGGCCTCGTCGCGCTGATCCGGCGCACGGCCTATGGCCGCGCCTGGCGGGCCGTCGCAGACGACGCGCGGACTGCGGCGCTGTTCGGCGTCGATGCCCGCGCCGTGCATGACGTCGCCGTCATCATCGCCTGCGCCATCTGCGGCATGGCCGGCGTCATCGTGACGGCGATCTATGGCGGCATGGGTTTCGCCGGCGGTTTCTCTCTGGGTCTCAAGGCGCTCGTCGCTGCCATTCTTGGCGGTATCGGCTCGGTCAGCGGCGCGGCGCTGGGCGGGCTCTGCATCGCCATCTTCGAGGCCCTATGGTCGGCGACGCTGCCGATCGAGCAGCGTGACCTCGCCGTCTACTCCCTGCTGGCCATCGTACTGATCGTGCGCCCCGGCGGCTTCTTCGGCGATGCCGAACTGACACCGCGGCAAGTTTGA
- a CDS encoding threonine ammonia-lyase has translation MSEAFAITPEDIDAAANRIEGHVLRTPLVPAPRLSELTGATVLVKHENMQATASFKERGAVNKLLTLSESERARGVIAMSAGNHAQAVAYHAKRFGIPATIVMPETTPLVKVENTRTHGARVVLHGETLFESSQKAHELAGAEQLVFVHPYDDAAVMAGQGTVAREMLADEPDLDVLIIPIGGGGLMAGNAVAAKAIKPGIELIGVEAELYPSFFNAVHAQDRPIGGPTLAEGIAVKTVGQLTLPVISSLVSDIVLVSEDLIERAVNAYASLQHSLAEGAGAAGLAAMLKDPKRYAGRKVGLVLCGGNIDTRLLAAIMVRELEREDRIVAFRLTTNDRPGLLGKIASLLGNEGANILEVSHGRLFLDVPAKGVSLDVTVETRGEAHSRAIEDALAKNGFAPRRILPRGLAEPAR, from the coding sequence ATGAGCGAAGCCTTCGCCATCACTCCCGAGGATATCGACGCGGCGGCGAACCGCATCGAGGGGCATGTGCTGCGGACGCCGCTGGTGCCGGCGCCGCGCCTGTCCGAGCTGACCGGCGCGACCGTGCTGGTGAAGCATGAGAACATGCAGGCGACCGCCTCGTTCAAGGAGCGCGGCGCGGTCAACAAGCTGCTGACGCTCAGCGAGAGCGAGCGGGCACGCGGTGTCATCGCCATGTCGGCCGGCAACCACGCCCAGGCGGTGGCCTATCATGCCAAGCGCTTTGGCATTCCGGCGACGATCGTGATGCCCGAGACGACGCCCCTGGTGAAGGTCGAGAACACCCGTACCCATGGTGCCCGTGTCGTGCTCCATGGCGAGACGCTCTTCGAATCCAGCCAAAAGGCGCACGAGCTTGCCGGCGCCGAGCAACTCGTCTTCGTCCACCCCTATGACGACGCGGCGGTCATGGCGGGCCAAGGCACGGTGGCGCGCGAAATGCTGGCCGACGAGCCCGATCTGGACGTGCTGATCATTCCGATCGGCGGCGGCGGGTTGATGGCCGGCAACGCCGTCGCCGCCAAGGCGATCAAGCCCGGGATCGAACTGATCGGCGTGGAGGCCGAGCTCTATCCCTCCTTCTTCAACGCCGTGCATGCGCAGGACCGGCCGATCGGCGGGCCGACGCTGGCTGAAGGCATCGCGGTCAAGACGGTGGGCCAGCTCACGCTGCCGGTGATCTCCAGCCTGGTCAGCGATATCGTCCTCGTTAGCGAAGACCTGATCGAGCGCGCCGTCAACGCCTATGCCAGCCTGCAGCACAGCCTTGCGGAAGGCGCGGGCGCCGCCGGGCTGGCCGCGATGCTGAAGGACCCCAAGCGCTATGCCGGGCGCAAGGTCGGGCTCGTGCTCTGCGGCGGCAATATCGACACCCGTCTGCTCGCCGCGATCATGGTGCGCGAACTCGAACGCGAGGACCGCATCGTCGCCTTCCGCCTGACCACCAACGACCGGCCGGGCCTGCTCGGCAAGATCGCGAGCCTGCTCGGCAATGAAGGCGCCAATATCCTCGAAGTCAGCCATGGCCGCCTGTTTCTCGACGTGCCAGCCAAGGGCGTTTCGCTCGACGTTACCGTCGAGACGCGGGGCGAGGCGCATTCGCGCGCGATCGAGGACGCGCTTGCCAAAAACGGCTTCGCGCCACGACGGATCCTGCCACGCGGCCTTGCGGAACCGGCACGCTGA
- a CDS encoding RDD family protein, whose translation MSDTRYGQPPITALEQRPYQNLSGVLGSRLFAWLIDIVVLFFLGWLVLVLLVVLGIVTFGATWLLIPIATVATALGYAALTIGGRRQSTWGMRVAGLRVETVNGGRPDGLTAAVHALLFYVAAGTFLLWLVDVACGFAREDRRMGHDLLTGLVVVRA comes from the coding sequence ATGAGCGATACCCGTTATGGCCAGCCGCCGATCACGGCTCTGGAGCAGCGTCCCTATCAGAACCTCAGCGGCGTTCTGGGGTCTCGCCTGTTCGCCTGGCTGATCGATATCGTCGTGCTGTTCTTCCTCGGCTGGCTGGTCCTCGTGCTGCTGGTTGTGCTCGGCATCGTCACCTTCGGCGCCACCTGGCTCCTCATCCCGATCGCGACGGTCGCGACCGCTCTCGGCTATGCGGCGTTGACGATCGGTGGCCGGCGCCAGTCCACCTGGGGCATGCGCGTCGCGGGCTTGAGGGTCGAGACCGTCAATGGCGGCCGGCCGGACGGTCTGACGGCAGCCGTGCATGCGCTGCTGTTCTACGTCGCCGCCGGTACCTTCCTGCTCTGGCTCGTCGACGTCGCCTGCGGCTTCGCCCGCGAAGACCGGCGCATGGGCCACGACCTGCTGACCGGGCTCGTCGTCGTCCGGGCCTGA